The Arachis hypogaea cultivar Tifrunner chromosome 19, arahy.Tifrunner.gnm2.J5K5, whole genome shotgun sequence genome has a window encoding:
- the LOC112779028 gene encoding uncharacterized protein, translating into MDTEDFSFPRISENCSYHGIDSPPLWNLSPATASPNPYKGNYDKEPCFETKVVTSNKGERSEEDQMDLLWEDFNEELTSTTIGSASAVSFSTELVEFRCATAFTLAKKSNGALVHSSKNRHGMVLIVKVLKKLFFNNSHGKSTRRVL; encoded by the coding sequence ATGGATACAGAAGACTTCAGCTTCCCTAGAATTTCTGAGAATTGTTCATATCATGGCATTGATTCACCTCCTTTATGGAATCTATCACCAGCAACAGCCTCTCCTAACCCCTACAAAGGAAATTATGATAAAGAACCCTGCTTTGAAACAAAGGTAGTGACATCAAATAAGGGAGAGAGGAGTGAAGAGGATCAAATGGATTTGTTGTGGGAAGATTTCAATGAGGAGTTGACTTCGACAACAATAGGTTCTGCTTCTGCTGTCTCTTTCTCAACAGAGTTGGTTGAATTCAGGTGCGCCACGGCTTTTACACTTGCCAAGAAGTCGAATGGTGCTCTTGTTCATAGTAGTAAGAATAGGCATGGCATGGTGTTGATCGTGAAGGTCTTAAAGAAGCTCTTCTTCAACAACTCTCATGGAAAATCCACCAGGAGAGTACTCTAA